CAATATATGCACTCATCTGAATGCAGTATACAAAATCTTGAGATATATAAAACAATCTCATGGGAATGGCCTGTTCTTTGCAAAAACTGAGGATAGAAGAGTGTGCATACATTGATGTAAATTGGGCAGGATTAATTGATGATAGAAAGTCAACATCTGATTATTGCATGATAGTATTGGGGAATTTAATGATATGGCGTAGCAAAAAATAATCTGTGGTTGCAAGAAGTATTGATAAAGCGGAATACAGAGCTATGCCTTATGGAATTTGTGAATTCATCTGGATCAAAAGAGTGATGCAAGACTTAAAAATTCAGTTTGAAGATAGTATGCTACTTCATTGTGATAATAAGTCAGCCATTAGTATAGCTCACAACTCAGTTCATCACGATCAGAGTAAACATGTAGAGGTTGATTgtcattttatcaaagaaaaggTGGATGAAGGCATTATCAGTATTGAGTAGATTTCTACATCTCTCCAACTAACCGATCTTCTTACAAAAGGATTATCTGAACAAGCTCATAAGTTTCTTGAAGGCAAGCTTGGTCTCATCAATATCTACAACcaagtttgagggggagtgtaggaAATAATCAAATCTTTCCTTTTCGGATAGTTAATCAAATCATTTGTGAAAAAGGATATAATCAATTAGATTGAGAATAATTTATTTTTGGTAGAATAGTTTTTTCTTTCTGTAattattttttccctttttttattattaattctcATTATATAAAAGTGTATCCGTTGTTCATGAATAATATGTGTGAGAAGGTGATTATTTCTCTGGTTGAGTATCTGGATGCATGGGTAGAACAGTCACTTTGAACTTGAAATAGATAGAATTTTGGCTTCAAACAAGACTGAGAAAATTGATCCTGTCATTCAACTAACTTGCGCACTGCACAAACAAAAAGTTGATAAttgctttttctttaatttttttctgATCCAGAGAAGCACAAGTTATTGGAGATTTTAATGGTTGGGATGGGTCCAACCACAAAATGGAAAGAAACGAATTTGGGATATGGACAATTAGAATTCCAGACTCTGGAGGCATCCCATCCATTCCACACAATTCCAGAATCAAATTTCGGTTCAAACATGGCAATGGGGTTTGGGTTGACAGGATTCCAGCATGGATTAGATTTGCTACTCTTGACCCTACTAGGTTTGCTGCTCCTTATGATGGGGTTTATTGGGATCCACCACCTTCAGAAAGGTCAGAAATATTTGCCCAAAAGGATTCTGGTCACCTTTCTCTTGACTTTCTATGTACTTTGCAGGTATGTATTCAAGCATCCTCGACCTCCAAAACCTGCTGCTCCAAGGATCTACGAAGCTCATGTTGGGATGAGTGGCCCTGAACCACGTGTAAGCACTTACAGGGAATTTGCGGATAATGCCTTACCTCGTATTCGAGCAAATAATTATAACATGGTTCAGTTAATGGCTATCATGGAACACTCTTACTATGGATCTTTTGGTTACCATGTTACCAACTTTTTTGCTGTAAGTAGTAGATCTGGGACACCAGAGGATCTCAAGTATCTTATAGACAAAGCCCATGGTTTAGGAATACGAGTTCTGATGGATGTCGTTCACAGCCATGCTAGCAACAATGTCACAGATGGTCTTAATGGGTTTGATGTTGGACAAAGCACTCAAGAATCATACTTCCATACTGGAGAAAGGGGTTATCATAAGCTATGGGATAGCCGATTATTTAACTATGCTAATTGGGAAGTTCTACGCTTTCTTTTATCAAACTTAAGATGGTGGTTGGATGAGTTCAGGTTTGATGGCTTCCGATTTGATGGTGTGACTTCAATGCTCTACCATCATCATGGAATTAACATGGCATTCACTGGAAACTACAGTGAGTATTTCAGTGAGGCTACCGATGTGGATGCGGTTGTTTACATGATGCTTGCAAACCGCTTGGTGCACAAGGTTTTGCCAGATGCCACTATTGTTGCCGAAGATGTTTCTGGTATGCCAGCTCTATGTCTACCGGTCTACGAAGGTGGAGTAGGTTTTGACTATCGTTTGGCCATGGCAATCCCTGACAAGTGGATCGATTACTTGAAGAATAAAATAGATATTAAATGGTCAATGAAAGACATTGCTTGGAGCTTAACAAACAGGCGATATACTGAAAAGTGCATAGCATATGCAGAGAGTCATGATCAGGTAAATCTTAAGTACTAAAGAAGTTTATTTATATGTTGTTATTGTTTGTATGAGTATGACACTTGGAACTGTTTTTGGCCTATGGCAAGTGAGAAAATacttctaaataaaaaaaaatgtttatgtATTGCAGTCCccttccttttttaacatctgcAGGTTGAATAAAGAAGCCCAGATGACTAAATCACACCCTTCCCCCTTATGAAGCTAACAAATTCATGCAAAAAGGAAAGACATTCTGTACCAAAAAGTTCATCTCAGCACACACAAAGGGGGAAAAAAAATCTATAGCAATGGTTTTATATAGTAAAATGAACAAAGATGAAATAAATGCATGAACAGTCCAATCTTCAATAGGAAAATGTTATCTCATGGATCTACCAGATCTTAATTTGATTGTGGCTGTTATTTAGTCATTTTATATTGCCATTACATTGCAGGCATAGTGGACGCTTGTCTTTGCCAGTGTACATGCCTAGGCAATGATGAAGCCCCATACACTAAATACTTTCTCCGATCTATGGTATCTAAGCTTGGTGATACTGAAACATGATCTAAACTGAAATTTGTCACTTTGTTGAATGTCATAACGACACTGTGTCTTGTGCTTACAGTTGACACTATGAACTGACATCCTTTACTCAATTTTATGTTGCATCTAGACAGCAAAATTTACAGAATTTAAGGCCTTTAAGATACTAGAGTCTTGACAAACATTTGGACAGAGTAATTCAGATAAATAACTTTCAGCCTATAGTCTCTATTACTTGATGTCTTTGGTGACACTCATTCATATGTTGGCATGAATTGCCCTGGTAAGGGTATGTTATGTCTGACAGTTAGATTACATTGACTGTATGTTGTCACTTGATAATTTGTTGCATTTGACCCTTACGCGCTATACTTGTGTCCCATATTCATACCAAGACTAGCATATCCTTCAAGCGAGGTATGGCCATTTAATAGCTTGAACAGATTTGAATATGAACTAGTGATTCACTAGCATGTtttatgaaaatccttatgaTATTCTTCTTGCTCATTTTTAGGCCATTGTGGGGGACAAAACAATTTCCTTCCTTCTAATGGACAAGGAGATGTATTCAGGCATGTCCAATTTGAAACCTGCTTCGCCTCTCATTGATCGAGGAATTTCACTACACAAGGTTTGTTTTGAAGCTTGGAACTATATCTCTCATGCACATAAAGGACATTTCTATGTCCTTGTTATGATGTTCCTTGTACATCGTTCACTGTTAGTAGAATAATTTCTAAGGCAGTTAGTGTagttcttgtttttctttatgtcCATTACTTGTCATACCCCTATGAAAACATGCAGATGATTCACTTCATAACTATGGCGCTGGGTGGTGAAGGCTACCTAAATTTCATGGGAAATGAGGTAATAGATCATGATTCTTTATGGTTCTATCATTGAAATTCTGGACAGCATGAAAGTACCATAACTGAACAATATATTGTGAAAGAGAATGATCAAACGATTGCTTGACATATTCTCAACATTCACATATGCCGTCATTATTGAACATACAAAGATTACTAAACCAACATAAGAGAAGACTACCTAGAGATTTTTAAGGAAAAGGCCTTTTTCCttcaaaattttacatttttgatgcCAAAGGAAATATTGACTGACATCAATCAGATTAGCAATGGAGTGATTTTTCTTTGTAAATGGTACGTAATACACAAAGTGCGATATGTTTCACTTATTAGAGTGGACACTGACACTCCTTTCTGCACTTGATTGATTGTGACATTggctgattatatatatatatatatatatatatatatataacatcttAGGCTAATGAATTTAGGCTTATCAGTGATAAGATGGTCACAAAAATTGGAATCAATGGTCCAATCATCTTGAAAGATAATGGAAGACAAGCTTTTCATCATTGCAGTATTTTCAGTCATGAAGCAATtctaaatgataaaaatatcaaatttagtaacattaattttggttttaaagattttatataatgttcttttttactttgaaattcaatttgattGGCTTCAGATGCAATTCTAAATAAAGAGGCAGAAATGTTTGTATCCACTAAAATTTATGTCATGTATTTTTTTAGTGCAAACTGTCTGATGAATCTTTACTTTGCTCCCATGGACAAAAGTTATGTCCTGTTTttgatttctaatattttttatttgtttatgtaaTTGTTTCTTAATTATTACAAATGTGACATTATCAATATTTAGTTCATGATAGTTTATAATCCTTTACTTTACGGCATCATCTAAATCTGATAGGATTTTGTAGTTTGGCCATCCGGAATGGATTGACTTCCCAAGGGAAGGCAATGGTTGGAGCTATGATAAGTGTAGACGCCAGTGGAACCTTGTGGACACTGATCACCTAAGATACAAGGTTTTTGAACAACTTATTTATCATCTAAGCTACTTTATTGTCTACATTTTACTGTGATTCTAGTAATCTTCTTCGTGAAACCATCCATTATGAATATGCCTTTTATTCATGTGCATAGCAATATTTTTTAGGGGCATGTTATACTCTTTAATTTTCTATCATTATCATGAAGCGTCTTACTGAAACTGTACAAATTCCTTTAACTTCATTCATTATATGGTTTTTCATTATAGAGATAATTTATTATTCACTTCTCATTCCCTAAAGCTATTAGTTTCCACTTTCATTTATCTATATGCACCAAAGAAATTTCCATAGTATTTCTTGGAAATAATAAACCACTTAAAAATAATGGATTGCTTCTACATTGACATTTAGATTCCTCTTCATAAATTTTGCATGAATTGTTAAAATGgaaatattattatatatttatgtGTCTTTAACGTCTTCTACTTGTGTTTCTTTTGATTTGTTACTCTCAGATAGTTGACCAAATATATATTATGTTTTGACATCAAAACAGCACATGAATGCCTTTGATAGAGCAATGAATTTGCTTGATGATAGATTTCACTTCCTTGCATCAACAAAGCAGATTGTGAGTAGCACATCTGAAGAAGATAAGGTCAGTATGgcttttattgatttttttcctGTATTACTCTCTTAATCCTCTAGGATTCAACCTTTGCATGAAAAGTCGCATTTAGGATTTCATTTGTTCTGTCAAATGTTGAATTCAATCTTATACACTCTTTCCAGTGTTGTATGTCCAACTTTTATGACATAAAGACTCTTTTCTTGGTTATTCTAGCTAAATTTGGAGAGTCATTAACTTGCCATGCCCAAGAATAAGATTTTCAGATGTGCTCACATCTAATTCAAATGTTTGTGGCGTTGACACTAGTATCAATCTATAAGCTTAATCACCCTTGATAAAATTGGTAATTATCTATAAGATTAATTACCTTGGATAAAATTAATTACCACATCCTTGAAAATGACAAATCTTTAGAAAAATCAATTGTGGCTAAGCAATTTGATTTGACAaggtttaatgtactgaatttttCCTCTTAGCCCAAGATACTATGTATCTCAGCATGTAGTCTGTGACTCAGGTGTTGATTAGTACATAAATAAGTATTATTTGTGGTCTCATACCTTGTTGGGATGGATATGTGGTACTTTCCAATATGCAGATAGGGTAATTGGGGTAATCTACCCGTCTGACTAAGTTTCAGAGTTGGTGTTTTCCAATGAAACTGTATTCTGATAGTTCTTCCAGATTTGTTTGCCTATCCAAAGGTTTTGAAGATTTTTATATGTTTCTAATTATTCATTTTTATCCGTATCACTTCCCAAACCTTTGAAACCTAAGCATCTCAATTTACCATTCTCTGGATTTTATTTCAACTCCAAACTAGTGAAGAAGCAGGTTCTTTTGAATCTTATGATTTAGTGGAGCTGCATTAAGGAAAAGCTAAATACTAAACTTCCTATTTCTTATTACAAGTTAATGATGAAtggatttttataatatgttcgGTCGAGGTAAGGAAAGGGAATGGAATGAATTATTCCTTGTGATTCGTTCAATCTTTCGATGCACTCTAGTGGGATGGTGAGTTCATTCCATCTGTGCTATGGTCTAAGAGCTTGAATTGGGTAATCACTGCTACAAAACACAATATTACCTATCAATTTTAAGGTTTAAATGGGAATACAATAAATAATTCCACATATCATTTCGTTAATTAATGGAACCAAATATCTGAATTGAATAGATCATTCCACATGTCATTACATTCTCATTCGTATTACCATTCCAGTATGTTCCATTTCCTTTAACCAAGCATAACCTATATATAATCACAACTATTCAATTATTAAATTCATGATTCTTGATAACTTGAGAAACCTGTACTTGTAAAACAGTTGTGAATAAGAGTTGAGCTATATTCAGCTCATCTTAAAGAGaaaaatagtaatttttttttcttgataggCATGCCACTCTtatttgaaaattagaatttatttatatttgctTGTCTTGGTAGTAAGA
This window of the Zingiber officinale cultivar Zhangliang chromosome 3B, Zo_v1.1, whole genome shotgun sequence genome carries:
- the LOC121967912 gene encoding 1,4-alpha-glucan-branching enzyme, chloroplastic/amyloplastic-like isoform X3; the protein is MTLIDSGPLPYDREAQVIGDFNGWDGSNHKMERNEFGIWTIRIPDSGGIPSIPHNSRIKFRFKHGNGVWVDRIPAWIRFATLDPTRFAAPYDGVYWDPPPSERYVFKHPRPPKPAAPRIYEAHVGMSGPEPRVSTYREFADNALPRIRANNYNMVQLMAIMEHSYYGSFGYHVTNFFAVSSRSGTPEDLKYLIDKAHGLGIRVLMDVVHSHASNNVTDGLNGFDVGQSTQESYFHTGERGYHKLWDSRLFNYANWEVLRFLLSNLRWWLDEFRFDGFRFDGVTSMLYHHHGINMAFTGNYSEYFSEATDVDAVVYMMLANRLVHKVLPDATIVAEDVSGMPALCLPVYEGGVGFDYRLAMAIPDKWIDYLKNKIDIKWSMKDIAWSLTNRRYTEKCIAYAESHDQAIVGDKTISFLLMDKEMYSGMSNLKPASPLIDRGISLHKMIHFITMALGGEGYLNFMGNEFGHPEWIDFPREGNGWSYDKCRRQWNLVDTDHLRYKHMNAFDRAMNLLDDRFHFLASTKQIVSSTSEEDKVIVFERGDLVFVFNFHPENTYSGYKVGCDLPGKYRVALDSDAPEFGGHGQVGHDVDHFTTPEGIPGVPETNFNNRPNSFQILSPARTCTVYYKVDETAEQPGEETAITETTVSGILDQSEAYETTEILLGEETTEIATLALDDSKIDETAELSSDNRPTEDSLDQAPLEDRSGEIRD
- the LOC121967912 gene encoding 1,4-alpha-glucan-branching enzyme, chloroplastic/amyloplastic-like isoform X1; its protein translation is MLICSSSSPPLFLPLPSSSCRTLKVAICHGCARRRSALVVNVSASFAGRLPFFYQQRWYMNNKAERHFAISSVVKENQTMTTSTEDVQLGIFEIDPSLEKFKDHFSYRTKKYVETESMIKKYEGSLEAFAQGYLKFGFNREQDSIVYREWAPAAQEAQVIGDFNGWDGSNHKMERNEFGIWTIRIPDSGGIPSIPHNSRIKFRFKHGNGVWVDRIPAWIRFATLDPTRFAAPYDGVYWDPPPSERYVFKHPRPPKPAAPRIYEAHVGMSGPEPRVSTYREFADNALPRIRANNYNMVQLMAIMEHSYYGSFGYHVTNFFAVSSRSGTPEDLKYLIDKAHGLGIRVLMDVVHSHASNNVTDGLNGFDVGQSTQESYFHTGERGYHKLWDSRLFNYANWEVLRFLLSNLRWWLDEFRFDGFRFDGVTSMLYHHHGINMAFTGNYSEYFSEATDVDAVVYMMLANRLVHKVLPDATIVAEDVSGMPALCLPVYEGGVGFDYRLAMAIPDKWIDYLKNKIDIKWSMKDIAWSLTNRRYTEKCIAYAESHDQAIVGDKTISFLLMDKEMYSGMSNLKPASPLIDRGISLHKMIHFITMALGGEGYLNFMGNEFGHPEWIDFPREGNGWSYDKCRRQWNLVDTDHLRYKHMNAFDRAMNLLDDRFHFLASTKQIVSSTSEEDKVIVFERGDLVFVFNFHPENTYSGYKVGCDLPGKYRVALDSDAPEFGGHGQVGHDVDHFTTPEGIPGVPETNFNNRPNSFQILSPARTCTVYYKVDETAEQPGEETAITETTVSGILDQSEAYETTEILLGEETTEIATLALDDSKIDETAELSSDNRPTEDSLDQAPLEDRSGEIRD
- the LOC121967912 gene encoding 1,4-alpha-glucan-branching enzyme, chloroplastic/amyloplastic-like isoform X2; protein product: MNNKAERHFAISSVVKENQTMTTSTEDVQLGIFEIDPSLEKFKDHFSYRTKKYVETESMIKKYEGSLEAFAQGYLKFGFNREQDSIVYREWAPAAQEAQVIGDFNGWDGSNHKMERNEFGIWTIRIPDSGGIPSIPHNSRIKFRFKHGNGVWVDRIPAWIRFATLDPTRFAAPYDGVYWDPPPSERYVFKHPRPPKPAAPRIYEAHVGMSGPEPRVSTYREFADNALPRIRANNYNMVQLMAIMEHSYYGSFGYHVTNFFAVSSRSGTPEDLKYLIDKAHGLGIRVLMDVVHSHASNNVTDGLNGFDVGQSTQESYFHTGERGYHKLWDSRLFNYANWEVLRFLLSNLRWWLDEFRFDGFRFDGVTSMLYHHHGINMAFTGNYSEYFSEATDVDAVVYMMLANRLVHKVLPDATIVAEDVSGMPALCLPVYEGGVGFDYRLAMAIPDKWIDYLKNKIDIKWSMKDIAWSLTNRRYTEKCIAYAESHDQAIVGDKTISFLLMDKEMYSGMSNLKPASPLIDRGISLHKMIHFITMALGGEGYLNFMGNEFGHPEWIDFPREGNGWSYDKCRRQWNLVDTDHLRYKHMNAFDRAMNLLDDRFHFLASTKQIVSSTSEEDKVIVFERGDLVFVFNFHPENTYSGYKVGCDLPGKYRVALDSDAPEFGGHGQVGHDVDHFTTPEGIPGVPETNFNNRPNSFQILSPARTCTVYYKVDETAEQPGEETAITETTVSGILDQSEAYETTEILLGEETTEIATLALDDSKIDETAELSSDNRPTEDSLDQAPLEDRSGEIRD